In Xanthomonas fragariae, the genomic window AAGCAATCGCCATGGTGCGCCGGCGCGCGCGATCCACCGCAGTGCGTTGAACATCGCGCGTAGCTCATACTTGCGCTGCGGTGCCTGCACGTCCATCAGCGTCAAATAGGGAGCCGCAAAGGCCCATTCTTCGTCGGAAATATCGGTGGAATAAGGCTTACGAGGCTTCATCCGTATACGTTAGCGTGACAAGGGCAAAGTTCATAACACGCTCTAATCGTCCACCTTTTGATACGGTGCCAGGCTGCGGCACACGATGCCGCCCAACGCTGCCTCATAGCCGCCGGACTGATGCATCCACGACATAAAAAGCCGGCATTGGGCATTGTGGTCGGGCAATAGAGCGCGTAGCGCGCGCCGTCGGCGCTGGGCGCCATCAATGTGGGCAGATCGTCGAACGCCGTCGTGGGCATTGCGGACACGGTCAGGGATGCTCCGGTTCGTCGCACTTGCGCGCGGCCAGTTCCTGTTGGATGCGGCGCAACAAGCTATCATCCAGCGAATAAAAACGCATGGTGCAGGCCGCCAGCAGCGCGACCGCCCCAGGGATCACCGTCAGCAGCAGCGCGATGCCGGTCAACGACCCATCGGACTGCGCGCTATTGGCCACATAGCCCATACCGGCCAGCACCCAAGCGATGCCGGCCGACGCCAGCGCGCCGCCGAGCTTTTGCGAAAACGTCGCCGCCGCAAACGTCATAGCGGTCGCGCGCCGGCCGGTACGCCATTCGGTGTAATCGGCGCTGTCTGCATACATCGAAAATGCCAGCGGCGACTTCGGGCCCAGCGCCAGACCGATCACCATGTTCAACGCGAAGATCGCCCACACCGCATCGGCAGGAACGAAGAACATCAGGCAGCTCAACACGCCCACCACCGCCATCAGAAGGGTCATCAAACGGCGCTTTTCCCAATGCCGCGTCAGCAATGGCGTGACCGCCGCACCCACCGCCAGCGACATCGAATACCCGCCCAGAAACAAGCCGGTCAGCTCAGGCCGCTGCACGTAGTATTTGAGGTAGTACACGCCCGCGCCACCGCGCATCACAATGGTGATAATGATGATCAGCGACAGCACGAACAGCACGCACCAGGGCTTGTTCTGCAGCAGGTCGGCGATGTCCTGGCGGATCGGCGTGCGTTGTTGCGGCGGCGGTTGCACGCGCTCGCGCGTGGTCAAGGCAACAGTGACCAAGAGCGCAACGGCCACCGCGCCGTACAGCAGCATCGTGCGCTGCCAACCCACCGCGTCGTTGCCGGCACCGAACCAGGCCACTAGATCCAGCGTGCAGTAATTAACCAACGTGGTGCCGGCGAACGCAGCGATGAAGCGCAGGCTGATCAGGCTGGTCCGTTGGCTGCTGTCGGCGACGATCACACCCGACAATGCCGAGTACGGAATGCTCACCACGGTATAGGCCAGCATCATCGCCAAAAAGCTGATCGTGGCCCACCACATGCGCCCGGTCTGATCCAACGCAGGCGTGGTGTAGGCAAGCACGCCGGTCACCGCCATGGGCACTGCGCCCCAAAACAGATACGGACGGAACTTGCCCCAGCGGCTGCGCGTGCGATCAGCCCATGCGCCCATCGCCGGATCGGCAATCGCATCGGCGATCTTGGTCAGCAACATCATGGTGCCCACGGCCGCCGCCGGCAGATGCATGGTGTCGGTGTAGAAGATCAGCACAAACGCCGAGATGTTCGCCCAGTAAAGATTCAGGCCCAGATCGCCGGCGCCGTAGCCCAGTTTTTCGCGCCAGCGCAGGCGCGCCAATGCGGCAGACGTTGCAGGCGATGACGTCATCAGCAGACCTTAGGATGCGTTGTACCTGGCCGAGCACACCGTTACGCTGGGTGCCCGCTCACTTGGCACGGAGCGCCGACGCTACACCACGCCTCGGCTGCCGCCAACGTGAAATCGGCCAACGTGCCGAATCGATCCAGAGATATGACCTGACGTGATGGAGACTGCCGCACCCGCCACGCCCGCGTCCGCTTCGCCTTTAGCCATCGTGGTGATGGGTGTATCGGGCAGCGGCAAGACCACCATTGCGCAGGCCTTGGCAGCGCATTACGGCTTCCGTTTTTTGGACGCCGACGATTATCACAGCGTGGCAGCGCGCGCGCAGATGGCCGCCGGTCAACCGCTCACCGACGCGATGCGACTGCCGTGGGTGGAGTTGTTGTCTGCCACCTTGCGCGACTGCGTGCACGCTGGCCAATCGGTAGTGCTGGCGTTCTCCGGATTACGCCGCGCCCATCGTCAACTGCTGCGCGGCAGCGGCGTGCCGATGCGCTTCGTGTTCCTGCACGCGGCACCGCACGTCATCGCCGCACGCTTGAGCGCACGCGCCGGCCACTTCATGCCACCTATGCTGTTCGACAGCCAGCTACAGACCCTGGAGTTGCCGCTGGACGAAGCGGATGTGGTGGCGGTGAATGTGGACGCCACCGCGACCGACGTGGTGCAGGATGCAACAACAAAACTGGCGCTGGTAGATACCGCTGCAGCGCAGCATGCTGCGCGTGCGCCGAAACGGGCGTGACGTGTTGTGTGTTGCGTAACGACTCTGCCGCTTGTGCACCGAGATTGCGGACTCGCTGAGAGTGACGCCACAGTAAGCACCACCACGGCATGAAAGCACATAACGCAGAATTGATGTGCACGCTTTCACGGTGCCGTTCCCCACATTGCATGCGTATCTGCTTCGATGACTGAAACGACCTTTGCAAAGAGCGTCTTCCTTTCTCCCTGCGGGGCGGACGAGGGTACGCGCGCGCCCTCGTCTCAGACATCTCTAAGGTGGCGCAAAATTTCCTGGTTACTTTTTGCAAACATCCGATTTCCACGCAAATGCGTCGCCGCCTGCACGAATCATTTTTTCTATCGCATCAATCCAAATCAAAGATGAATCATCATCATTTGTGCGAATAACGAACACATTGAACGCAAATTTTCTGAGTTGGTTTCACCGGATGCCAACGGAACCTACCGTTCAGTGAACACGGCGGCTCGTCTGTGTTGCATGGCCGCCGCAATCAGCCATCTTCCCTCGGCAGATCCGAGGGGATCCTGTACTTCCTTCCATCTATGGACATGCCGTGATGACCAATTCCAATCGCCGTTTGCGGTTTCGCAATTTGACGCTCATGCCCTGCCTGCTCGCCAGCGCAGCGGTTTTCGCCCAGTCCGGCACCACAACCGACCAACAGTCGGTGTCGTCCCTGGATACCCAGGCATTCGCGCGCTCCGGCCAGGTCTGGCGAAGCTTCGGCAACGCCCTCCCGTTCGCAAGCCCCACCAGCTGGACCACCGCCGGCGGCGGCTACTTGAATCAGCGCTTCGCGCCGGGCGAGTGGAAGATCAATCGCACCACTGCCAAGACGCTCAAACCGGCATGGACCCTGACCACCACCGGCGACATCTCGGCCACGCCAAGCGTGGAAGGCGAAACGCTCTACGTACCCGACTGGGGCGGCACGCTGTATAGCGTCGACACCCAGACCGGCAAGCCGAACTGGCA contains:
- a CDS encoding MFS transporter, which codes for MTSSPATSAALARLRWREKLGYGAGDLGLNLYWANISAFVLIFYTDTMHLPAAAVGTMMLLTKIADAIADPAMGAWADRTRSRWGKFRPYLFWGAVPMAVTGVLAYTTPALDQTGRMWWATISFLAMMLAYTVVSIPYSALSGVIVADSSQRTSLISLRFIAAFAGTTLVNYCTLDLVAWFGAGNDAVGWQRTMLLYGAVAVALLVTVALTTRERVQPPPQQRTPIRQDIADLLQNKPWCVLFVLSLIIIITIVMRGGAGVYYLKYYVQRPELTGLFLGGYSMSLAVGAAVTPLLTRHWEKRRLMTLLMAVVGVLSCLMFFVPADAVWAIFALNMVIGLALGPKSPLAFSMYADSADYTEWRTGRRATAMTFAAATFSQKLGGALASAGIAWVLAGMGYVANSAQSDGSLTGIALLLTVIPGAVALLAACTMRFYSLDDSLLRRIQQELAARKCDEPEHP
- a CDS encoding gluconokinase — protein: METAAPATPASASPLAIVVMGVSGSGKTTIAQALAAHYGFRFLDADDYHSVAARAQMAAGQPLTDAMRLPWVELLSATLRDCVHAGQSVVLAFSGLRRAHRQLLRGSGVPMRFVFLHAAPHVIAARLSARAGHFMPPMLFDSQLQTLELPLDEADVVAVNVDATATDVVQDATTKLALVDTAAAQHAARAPKRA